A window from Citrus sinensis cultivar Valencia sweet orange chromosome 3, DVS_A1.0, whole genome shotgun sequence encodes these proteins:
- the LOC112498282 gene encoding disease resistance protein RUN1-like: protein MSIHKVSPFVPYPLPHWKYDVFLSFRGVDTRKNFTDHLYTALDQKGIIVFRDDKELERGESISPGLFKAIEESKISIIVFSRNYACSTWCLDELVHILECKNKNHQQMVYPIFYDVEPTDVRKQSGILEAVFARHEEILAQNKEKVQKWRDTLKEVANICGWELKDRNQSEFILEVVKVISSKSPIISGILKNLVGIDSHLKNLRLLMDKGSNDVRMIGICGMGGIGKTTLARVVYDLTSHKFEGSSFLANVREISKEGGLISLQKQLLSQLLKLPNNGIWNVYDGINIIGSRLHHKKVLLLIDDVVDIKQLECLAGKREWFGPGSRIIITSRDKHLLMTHGVDEVYKLRELHDDNALRLFCKKAFKTHQPKKGYEQLSEWVTKYSGGLPLALKVLGSFLYGKTTKEWQSAVKRLKRDSENEILDILQISFDGLKETEKEIFLDIACFHRGENRDYVTKILDYCDFDPVIGIRVLIDKSLIEVLSNNQLWMHDFLREMGQQIVKRQCPEDPGKRSRLWKEADVRQLLTRNTGSETVEVIYLNFPAEAEVHFRASSNTFLKMTNLRMLLIRNVQVQLPEGLEYLSNELRLLEWPGYPLKSLPSNFQPDKIVELNMCYSHIEQMWNGIKPLSNLKFMRLGKSKNLIRTPDFSGMPCLEELDLGGCTRLCDIHPTLLLHKKVTLLNLKDCTSLTTLPGKIFMESLKILILSGCLKLKNFPEIVGSMKCLSDLLLDGTDIKELPILPFELLSGLVQLNVEGCNKLERLPRNISALKYHPTWNLSGLLKFSNFPEIMTNMEHVLELHLEGTAIRGLPISIELFSGLVLLNLRDCKNLLSLPCTINGLKSLKKLYLSGCSKLKNVPENLGKVESLEVLELSGCKGPPVSSSWYLPSPISLKRSCSDPTALRLPSLSGLWSLRKLDLSDCDLGEGAIPNDIGNLWSLEELYLSKNSFVTAPASINRLFNLEELELEDCKRLQSMPQLPPNIKEVGVNGCASLEKLSDALKLCKSEYISISCIDNLKLLSNDGLAFSMLKEYLEAVSRPMQKFGIVVPGSEIPEWFMHQNDGSSIKFIMPSNLYCKNKALGYAVCCVFHVREHSPGIQTRRSYPTHQLNCQMKGSSTSYSIEFREKFAEAESGHLWLLYLSLKKCYYSNWRFDNNLIELSFRPVSGSGLQVKRCSFHPIYRHKVEFFNQIRNQWTHSLHCL from the exons ATGAGCATCCACAAAGTTTCTCCTTTTGTTCCTTATCCTCTTCCTCACTGGAAATATGACGTCTTCTTAAGTTTCAGAGGAGTAGACACCCGCAAAAATTTCACAGACCATTTGTACACTGCTTTGGATCAGAAGGGAATCATAGTCTTCAGGGATGACAAAGAACTTGAGAGAGGAGAATCCATTTCACCTGGACTCTTTAAAGCAATTGAAGaatcaaaaatttcaattattgttttctcTAGAAACTATGCTTGTTCGACATGGTGCTTGGACGAACTTGTTCATATTCTTGaatgcaaaaacaaaaatcatcaacaaatggTTTATCCAATTTTCTATGATGTGGAACCAACTGATGTAAGGAAACAGTCAGGAATTCTTGAAGCAGTTTTTGCTCGACATGAAGAAATTCTTGCTCAGAATAAAGAAAAGGTGCAAAAGTGGAGAGATACTTTGAAAGAAGTGGCGAATATCTGTGGCTGGGAATTGAAGGACAG GAATCAGtctgaatttattttggaGGTTGTCAAGGTGATATCAAGTAAAAGTCCTATAATATCAGGGATTCTTAAGAATCTAGTAGGAATAGATTCACACTTGAAGAATCTGAGGCTTCTCATGGATAAAGGATCTAATGATGTTCGCATGATAGGGATATGCGGTATGGGAGGTATAGGGAAGACAACCCTTGCAAGGGTTGTTTATGACTTGACTTCTCATAAGTTTGAAGGAAGTAGCTTTCTTGCCAATGttagagaaatttcaaaagaagGCGGCCTGATCTCTTTACAGAAGCAACTCCTTTCCCAGTTACTAAAGCTTCCAAATAATGGCATATGGAATGTTTATGATGGTATCAACATCATAGGAAGTAGGCTGCACCACAAAAAGGTTCTTTTGCTTATCGATGATGTAGTTGATATCAAGCAATTAGAATGTTTAGCTGGAAAGCGTGAATGGTTTGGTCCTGGCAGCAGGATCATAATAACATCGAGAGATAAGCATTTGTTGATGACGCATGGAGTAGATGAAGTATATAAGCTCAGGGAACTACATGATGATAACGCTCTTcgattattttgtaaaaaagcCTTCAAAACCCATCAGCCTAAGAAAGGATATGAGCAGCTGTCTGAATGGGTTACAAAGTATTCAGGTGGTCTTCCATTAGCTCTCAAAGTTTTGGGATCCTTTTTATATggtaaaacaacaaaagaatgGCAAAGCGCAGTAAAGAGACTGAAAAGAGATTCAGAAAATGAAATCTTGGATATACTTCAAATAAGTTTTGATGGGCTTAAAGAAACAGAGAAGGAAATATTTCTTGACATTGCGTGCTTTCATCGAGGGGAGAATAGAGATTatgtaacaaaaattcttGATTACTGTGATTTTGACCCAGTTATTGGAATAAGGGTTCTTATTGATAAATCTCTCATAGAGGTTTTATCCAACAATCAACTATGGATGCACGATTTTTTACGAGAAATGGGTCAACAAATTGTTAAGAGACAATGCCCTGAAGATCCTGGGAAACGTAGCAGATTGTGGAAGGAAGCAGATGTACGTCAGCTGTTAACAAGAAACACA GGATCTGAAACTGTTGAAGTCATATATCTCAACTTCCCTGCAGAAGCAGAAGTGCATTTCAGAGCAAGTTCTAATACATTTTTGAAGATGACTAACCTGAGAATGCTTCTTATCCGTAATGTGCAAGTGCAACTTCCTGAAGGCCTTGAATATCTCTCCAATGAGTTACGGTTACTTGAATGGCCTGGATATCCTCTGAAATCCTTGCCATCAAATTTTCAACCGGATAAAATTGTTGAACTTAACATGTGTTACAGTCACATCGAACAAATGTGGAATGGAATCAAA CCTTTAAGCAATTTGAAATTCATGAGACTTGGCAAATCCAAAAATCTGATCAGAACGCCAGATTTCTCAGGGATGCCATGTTTAGAGGAGCTGGATCTTGGAGGATGTACAAGATTGTGTGACATTCACCCAACATTGCTACTTCACAAGAAGGTTACTTTATTGAATCTAAAAGACTGTACAAGTCTCACGACTCTTCCGGGCAAGATTTTTATGGAATCTCTAAAAATACTTATACTTTCTGGTTGCTTGAAATTGAAGAACTTTCCAGAGATTGTGGGTAGTATGAAGTGTCTGTCAGATCTTCTTTTGGATGGAACCGATATTAAAGAACTACCAATATTACCATTTGAACTTCTATCTGGACTTGTTCAGTTAAATGTGGAAGGCTGTAATAAACTTGAGCGTCTTCCAAGAAATATAAGCGCTCTAAAATATCATCCAACTTGGAATCTTTCTGGCCTAttgaaattctcaaatttcCCAGAGATCATGACAAATATGGAGCATGTGTTGGAGCTTCATTTGGAAGGAACTGCCATAAGAGGATTGCCTATATCAATTGAACTTTTCTCTGGTCTtgttttgttgaatttgagAGATTGCAAAAATCTCTTGAGTCTTCCGTGTACTATTAACGGTCTGAAGTCTCTTAAAAAGTTGTATCTCTCTGGCTGCTCCAAACTTAAAAATGTGCCAGAGAACTTGGGGAAAGTAGAAAGCTTGGAGGTGCTAGAATTAAGCGGGTGCAAAGGACCACCAGTATCATCATCATGGTATCTGCCCTCCCCCATTAGTTTGAAGCGAAGCTGTTCAGATCCTACCGCTTTGAGGCTTCCTTCTCTGTCAGGTTTGTGGTCTTTAAGGAAATTGGACCTCAGTGACTGTGATCTAGGGGAAGGAGCAATACCAAATGATATTGGCAACTTATGGTCGTTAGAAGAGTTGTATCTGAGTAAAAACAGTTTCGTTACAGCGCCAGCAAGCATTAACCGTCTTTTTAATCTTGAAGAACTAGAGTTGGAAGATTGCAAAAGACTACAATCTATGCCGCAACTTCCACCCAACATAAAAGAAGTCGGAGTAAATGGTTGTGCTTCATTGGAAAAATTATCAGATGCCTTAAAATTATGCAAATCGGAGTACATTTCAATTAGTTGTATAGACAACCTGAAATTGCTCAGCAACGATGGTTTGGCATTTTCAATGCTAAAAGAGTATCTTGAG GCAGTGTCACGCCCAATGCAAAAGTTTGGTATAGTTGTTCCAGGAAGTGAAATTCCAGAGTGGTTCATGCATCAGAATGATGGATcttcaataaaattcataatgccttcaaatttatattgtaaGAATAAGGCGCTGGGATATGCCGTCTGCTGCGTCTTTCATGTCCGTGAACATTCCCCTGGTATCCAAACAAGGCGTTCATATCCCACACATCAATTGAACTGCCAGATGAAAGGTTCTTCTACCAGTTATTCAATCGAGTTCAGAGAGAAATTTGCTGAAGCAGAGTCAGGCCATCTTTGGCTACTCTACTTGTCTCTTAAAAAATGCTATTATAGCAATTGGCGTTTTGATAATAATCTCATTGAGTTGTCGTTTCGGCCTGTGTCTGGCTCAGGGTTGCAGGTGAAGAGATGTAGTTTCCATCCCATTTATAGGCACAAAGTTGAGTTCTTCAACCAAATAAGAAACCAATGGACTCACTCACTACACTGCCTATAA